The DNA segment AATGCTATAATGGCTAATATACGTACTTTAGAATTCATGATGAAGCGGCAAACCTACATGAATTGCCCGCTAATACCAAACTAAGAACTATAAAGAAACAGGCCTGCAGCAATAGTTAGCAAATAATACATCTTATTAACTAAAGAGGCCGCCAAAAGGCAGCCTCTCTAGTGTTTTATCAATGTTGTATCTCAATTAGAATCGAGGGCAGAAAATAGTTTGCTGTTTACGTTTTTTCCAAGAGCCGGCATAGCTTAAACCAATTTCAAATGCACCTTGGCTGCGTGAGCCTGCAATTAACTCGCTCACGTTGATGTCGTAAGCAAAACCTACGCTAATGCCATTCCAATCTACACCTGCAGTTAAAACAACAGCTTCGGCATTTAAAACTTTACCGCCTTTTTTGTTTGCCCATACAGATTTAGTATCGCCACCTACCGCTCTAAACATAGCTCCGAAGCGGAAGTTGTTTCCTTCCGGAAAGCGCTCTTCAAACAAAATTCTTACATCTGCTGCAGCTATAAATTCATGGCTTTGGCCTTGGTTCATATAAATGAATTTAGGTTGAAGATCGAATCTGCCTTTTAAAGGAAAACGGATACCGCCATGCGCTACAAATTTTCTGTTTAAACGAACAGTATCTACGTTTAAGAAAGAAACCGCAGGACTGTTTAAGTGGAAAGCAGAGAAACCTGCGTAGGCATTTAAGCGCTTATTAAAGCGACCATACCACATTAAGCCGGTTGAAATATCCCAGAACAAGAAATTATCGTCCACTAAATACTCACCTGCCGGTAGGTTTGGATTGTAAGCAGCTCCATCCCACTGGCTGCCGGTTTTAATTTGGCTGTAATCAATAGTTCTATTGAACACTTCGCTTTGCACACCTAAAGTAAGGAAGTGGTTTCCTCTTCTATCTAAAGATTTGTGATACGAAATTCCCAAACCTCCACTGTTGGTTCCAAACTTTAATTCTCCGGCTTTATCTCCGGTATAAAAACCACCAAAACCAAATGCATCATTTTTTCCAAAACCGCGGTTGGTTCTAAAATCTGCTGCAAAAGAATAGGTTCTGAAAAGTGGCACCGACTCATTTCTGAGCACTTCGTTCCACTGACCTCTGAAAATTCCACTTATGCGGTAATTGCCATTGAAAGCGCCAATGAGTGCCGGATTCAATGATTGTGGCATAATATAAAACTGCGACCAATGCGGGTCTTGAGCCATTACAGCCACGAAACTAAAAGTAAAAATAACCGAGTGTAAAAATTTCTTAATCATGTTTGCCCTAATAATGAGTGTGTACGAAAATAAAAATTCTAAGTTATGTGAAAAATTTTAACGCACTAATGTAATAGTTCCTGCTTTTTCTACAACTTTTCCGTTCAAATAAATTGCTTTTATGTAGTAAGTATATATTCCGGGTTCTTGTTTTACGCCTTTATAGGTGCCATCCCAGCCCGAAAACTGACTTCCATCCGAATCAAAAATTTTCTCGCCCCAACGATTAAATATGGTTGCACGCACCGTTTGCAGGTCATATCCATAAATTTCCCACACATCGTTTGCACCATCTCCATTTGGCGAAATTAAATTCGGTATAAAGAATTTATTTCCATCTCCAACATAGACGTTTACTGTTTGCTCAGCGCTGCATTTCTTTAAATAAAAAACTGTAAGCGTATATTCTATATCGTTATATGGTGTGGCAGTTGGTGCCGAGCAATCGAAACAATTTAAACCAGTTGTTGGCGACCAATTGTAAGATTTAATATCGCTACCCGAATAGCCAAGTGTTACCGCATTCAGCACAATGCTGTTTCCTAAATCAATAGTACTGTCTTGCGGCAAAATTTGCAGGTTCAACGGATATGGTTGCGGTACAGTAACCAAGGTGTCGTACATACAGCCATTGCCATCTTTTACATACACGCGATAATCGCCCGCCACTAAATCTGTGAAAGTACCGCTCGCTTGGTATGTAACATTGTTGATAGAATACAAATATGGTTCGTTGCCTGCGCCCGGAGTGCCGCCTTGTGCCAACATGCGCAATTTACCATCTGCATAACCCGGACACGAAGCCGAATCTATAATAATGTAATTAAACCCTAAATCCGGTGGTGCAGAAAACACTACCGTATCGGAGATGGAACAACCATTTTTATCGGTAATGGTAACGCTGTACACATCCGGCCCTAAATTCGACAATGAGGCATCGCTATTATTGGTAGAAACAAAGTTGTTTTGCGCCCAAGCATAGATATATGGCGGAGTACCGCCTTCGCCTTGTACCGTAATGCTTGCATCGTTATTGCCTGCACAGCTAATTTCTTTACGGTTTAAGAAAGACAATTGCAAATCGGTTGGGTCGGCAATACCCACATTGCCTGTTTGAGTACATTGGTTTATATCTGTAACCGTAACCGTGTAATTACCAGCAACCAAACCACTTGCAGTAGTTGTTTGCTGACTAAGCGAATCGCTCCAAACATAGGTATAGCCCGGAGTGCCGCCAACGGCTGCCACTGTTACAGTTCCATTTGCTTCACCACGGCAAAGCGGGTCGGTTCCGGTAAGCGTAAGTAGTATTTCATCCGGTTGGTTTATTACAAAGTTTTCTATTGCCACACAGTTTAAATTATCGGTAACACTCACTACATAACTGCCCGATGCTAATGCAGCCGGATTTGCTGTGCCACCTAATGCGTTGGCATAATTAAAAGTAAAGTTAGGTGTACCGTTTTGTGGTGTAACCACTACCGAACCATTGCTCACGCCAAAGCAAGAAGCATCTGCCGGCTGAACATCTACTCTTAAAACGTAATTGGTATCAATATAAAAATTAGCAGTAGCTGTACATTGATTTTGATCTGTAACCGTTACTGAATGGTTGCCAAAAGTAAGCCCCGTTTGAGTTTGCGGACCGGTATTTCCGTCCCAAGAAAACACATAAGGAGCAGAGCCGCCTGTAATAGTTCCCGTTGCGGAACCATCGTTGCTGGTGGGGCAATTAGCATTGGTAGTAGTAACACTTATGCCAAATAATGGCGGCTGTGTAATAGCAAAATTGGCACTATCGGTACATCCATGCGCATCGGTAACTATCAATGTTTGGTTGCCGGCAGTTAAATCAAGTATATTATTTGTATTGCTTTGCGACACACTATTGCTCCACACAAAGGTATAGTTTGGTGTGCCTCCCGAAGCTTGTGCTAATGCAGCACCATCGCTACCGCCATAGCAAAATACATTCTTTTGAACACTCACCGAAACCACCAATGGAGTTGGCTCCGCCAAGAAATAGGTAGCTGTAGCCGTACAGTTATTGGCATCGCTCACTAACACAGTATAAGCTCCGGAACTCAACCCTTGAATAGTTTGTTGCACTAAGTTTCCGGGTGTCCAAGCATATATGTAATTAGGTGTTCCTCCACTTGCAATGGCAGTAAGTGCACCATTGTTTCCACCATTACAACTTATTGGTATTGAATCAAAAACTATTGCAATAGCCGTAGGCGATGTAATAGTTATATTTCCTGTTACGGCAACACCTGCAGAATCGGTAACTGTAACCGTATAAACACCTGCTTTTACATTTGTAATTGCATTAGTAGTATCGCTTAAAGGATTACTGCTCCATTTGTAACTATATGGCAGAATACCGCCTACAGCCGATACTTGTGCGCTACCCGAAGAGTCGCCAAAGCACAACACATCTGTTTTTGCAAAGGTCAAAATTATTGGAGGCGGATCTTTTACAGAATCGCAAGCCGATGCAGTGCAACTGTTGGCATCGGTTATAGTAACGCAATAATTTCCTTTCGATAAATTTGAAATAGAATCGCCAGTTGCTCCGGTATTCCACACGTAAGTATAACCGGGATTTCCGCCCGCAGCAATTGCTTTTGCCGTTCCTTCATTTCCGCCATTGCTGGTGGCATTGGTTGTGGCTACTACTACGGTTAAAGCAGGTGGCTCTGCTAAGGTTCTGGAACCTGTAATAGTGCAACCGTTTCTATCTGTAACAGTAAGATTGTAAGTGCCGCCACTCAAGCTATTGGGTGTTGCAGTATTTCCTAAACTTGGATTCCAACCAAAAGTATAGTTAGGTGTGCCACCAATTACGGTAGCAGTAATATTACCATTTGCCTTTCCTGCACAGGTTACATCTAAACTGCTAAAATTCAATTGCAATTGAGCTGGCTGGTTCACTACAATAGTATCGGAACCTTGGCAAGCCTGCGCATTGGTTACCGTTACGGCATATACGCCCGGTGCTAAATTTTGGATATTGGCTCCCGAGTATGTATTAGGAACCCAACTATAAGTTAAACCCGGTGGATTGCCCGGCACTTGTACCGACACCTTTCCGTTGTTAGCACCAAAACAAGTAATTGAATCGGTTAGCACCAAGCTTACCGGAATACCCGACCCCACACTTACCGTTACCGAATCTATTAGCGTACAAGAGCCGCCAGTTATAGTAACATAATACTTAGTAGTTGTATTAGGCGTAACCGTTACCGAATCTCTATTTCCGGGATTCACAAAGCCTGCCGAAGGTATAGCTGCCCATGTATAAGTATAATTAGGATTGGGTAGAGAAGAAGTAATTTTTGCCTTTAATTTTACAGTAGCATTGGTTGCACAAATAAAGGTATCGTTGGTCATGGTTAAGCGAGTGCTGGTATCTACATTCACAAACACAAAACTGTTACCCGTACATCCGTTTTGGTTGGTAACTGCAACTGAATACACTTGCGGAGTTTGCGGATATGCAACAGTTGTATCTTTGTTTAATGGCGTTGGTGCATTAGGTGGCGTGTTGGGAGTCCAAGCAATGTTGGCGTTAGATAAATCGCCCACACACATTACAAACTGCATATTGGGTCTTTCTTTATAGCGTGCTGCATTTACAGTAGGCACAGATCCCGTTACGCCACATTGGTCGAAGCTATTACTCTCGGTAAACCACATAGAGCGGTAATTAGGAAAATTACCAGTACCGCCATCGGTTCTGGTGATATTAAACTTCATGTGTTGCCCATTATTGGAAGAAGAATTATGGCATATATCAATCAACAAATTCGACTTACCATCCCAATCGTAGAAATTATCAAAATTGAAAGTATTCCATCCGGCAACTGGCGTATAGTTTTTAGGGTTATATACCGTTACCAAACTACCGCCACCGGTATAACCAATAATACTATCGGCAGAAGTACAAGCAATTTTTATGGTAACATTATTGAGTGGTGTTCCCGCAGCCATTAACCTAATAGCAATAGATTTTATTTTTCCTCCTCTGCCGCCTGTTGCCGCCAATACTTCATTTGCTTTATAGAGCATTTGGTGTCTTGTACTCTTGGTATAATTACCAAATGGCGAAGGCAACTGTGTTGGAGAGTTGCCCGACTGGTCGGTTTTAGCACCTACCTGCGCTGTAATATCATATCCATCGCAAGGCTGCACGGTTAAGCCACACGATTGCGGATTGGTAAGAATAACCAACTGAGCCGGTTGCCCGGGACACACTGCGCTTTTATCGCTTTTTGCCTGAATTACCGGCCCTGTGCCACTTACATTTACTGTAACCGAATCTACGTTTGTGCAGCCATTAGAGCCTGTAAACGAAACC comes from the Chitinophagales bacterium genome and includes:
- a CDS encoding gliding motility-associated C-terminal domain-containing protein, translating into MKYLYAIVFGIAFLLSAKSVQATHQMGADMEYTCMGQFGGAMRYRVVFSFYRNCRDGSWPAASAPTTVALRAVPQGCAGVGNVTATMTQIAGQSGIEVSPLCPTQLTQSGCNFSGSGNAPYPGVQVYKYEAIIDLPLTCATWKFQTTDCCRNGAINNIPNPGSVSLSIEAYVNQGNDPLSGVPYCNNSVSFTQLPVPFVCANNLTNYNHGAVDGDGDSLVYSLINPLGDNYQPISFNSSYSVSQPVRTSPPGTFQIDVNTGQMTFTPGFVEADVLAVRVDEYRNGVLIGSTIRDIQVNVLTCNVSIPEPKPISSIQNGNQKDSITLQVCPGTQVSFDVNVIDPNGRNLTLKSSLQSNPSPLPGAVFSQINQGTAPNDTAIARVTWTPAPGDTGCHQFLLVAENDDCPVKGRAAKVYNVCVFNKVQLLSASPTFCGTPVQLNASGGTNFTWNPTSGLSSSTVLNPKASPTAPTWYKFTSDCGTDSVYVNVAAPFVFDAGTGGQICQNGQIQLNASVDNLYAPYSIKWSPSSGLVDPVYGLSNDSILNPVAAPLATTKYMVSFTGSNGCTNVDSVTVNVSGTGPVIQAKSDKSAVCPGQPAQLVILTNPQSCGLTVQPCDGYDITAQVGAKTDQSGNSPTQLPSPFGNYTKSTRHQMLYKANEVLAATGGRGGKIKSIAIRLMAAGTPLNNVTIKIACTSADSIIGYTGGGSLVTVYNPKNYTPVAGWNTFNFDNFYDWDGKSNLLIDICHNSSSNNGQHMKFNITRTDGGTGNFPNYRSMWFTESNSFDQCGVTGSVPTVNAARYKERPNMQFVMCVGDLSNANIAWTPNTPPNAPTPLNKDTTVAYPQTPQVYSVAVTNQNGCTGNSFVFVNVDTSTRLTMTNDTFICATNATVKLKAKITSSLPNPNYTYTWAAIPSAGFVNPGNRDSVTVTPNTTTKYYVTITGGSCTLIDSVTVSVGSGIPVSLVLTDSITCFGANNGKVSVQVPGNPPGLTYSWVPNTYSGANIQNLAPGVYAVTVTNAQACQGSDTIVVNQPAQLQLNFSSLDVTCAGKANGNITATVIGGTPNYTFGWNPSLGNTATPNSLSGGTYNLTVTDRNGCTITGSRTLAEPPALTVVVATTNATSNGGNEGTAKAIAAGGNPGYTYVWNTGATGDSISNLSKGNYCVTITDANSCTASACDSVKDPPPIILTFAKTDVLCFGDSSGSAQVSAVGGILPYSYKWSSNPLSDTTNAITNVKAGVYTVTVTDSAGVAVTGNITITSPTAIAIVFDSIPISCNGGNNGALTAIASGGTPNYIYAWTPGNLVQQTIQGLSSGAYTVLVSDANNCTATATYFLAEPTPLVVSVSVQKNVFCYGGSDGAALAQASGGTPNYTFVWSNSVSQSNTNNILDLTAGNQTLIVTDAHGCTDSANFAITQPPLFGISVTTTNANCPTSNDGSATGTITGGSAPYVFSWDGNTGPQTQTGLTFGNHSVTVTDQNQCTATANFYIDTNYVLRVDVQPADASCFGVSNGSVVVTPQNGTPNFTFNYANALGGTANPAALASGSYVVSVTDNLNCVAIENFVINQPDEILLTLTGTDPLCRGEANGTVTVAAVGGTPGYTYVWSDSLSQQTTTASGLVAGNYTVTVTDINQCTQTGNVGIADPTDLQLSFLNRKEISCAGNNDASITVQGEGGTPPYIYAWAQNNFVSTNNSDASLSNLGPDVYSVTITDKNGCSISDTVVFSAPPDLGFNYIIIDSASCPGYADGKLRMLAQGGTPGAGNEPYLYSINNVTYQASGTFTDLVAGDYRVYVKDGNGCMYDTLVTVPQPYPLNLQILPQDSTIDLGNSIVLNAVTLGYSGSDIKSYNWSPTTGLNCFDCSAPTATPYNDIEYTLTVFYLKKCSAEQTVNVYVGDGNKFFIPNLISPNGDGANDVWEIYGYDLQTVRATIFNRWGEKIFDSDGSQFSGWDGTYKGVKQEPGIYTYYIKAIYLNGKVVEKAGTITLVR
- a CDS encoding PorP/SprF family type IX secretion system membrane protein: MIKKFLHSVIFTFSFVAVMAQDPHWSQFYIMPQSLNPALIGAFNGNYRISGIFRGQWNEVLRNESVPLFRTYSFAADFRTNRGFGKNDAFGFGGFYTGDKAGELKFGTNSGGLGISYHKSLDRRGNHFLTLGVQSEVFNRTIDYSQIKTGSQWDGAAYNPNLPAGEYLVDDNFLFWDISTGLMWYGRFNKRLNAYAGFSAFHLNSPAVSFLNVDTVRLNRKFVAHGGIRFPLKGRFDLQPKFIYMNQGQSHEFIAAADVRILFEERFPEGNNFRFGAMFRAVGGDTKSVWANKKGGKVLNAEAVVLTAGVDWNGISVGFAYDINVSELIAGSRSQGAFEIGLSYAGSWKKRKQQTIFCPRF